The uncultured Cohaesibacter sp. genome window below encodes:
- a CDS encoding GIY-YIG nuclease family protein produces the protein MANKPLAAVLGQLPTPVFSGDSRSLGKCPNAGGVYLLAMVLPRRTKVMRPTETILPPGLYCYAGSAHGPGGLRARLARHLAKEKSIRWHVDQLTTRAGSLHVWAWLEGTECELATKMQQSEGFSVPLPGFGSSDCPHCASHLFANAADMR, from the coding sequence TTGGCCAACAAACCTCTGGCTGCAGTTCTCGGCCAATTGCCAACTCCGGTCTTTTCAGGAGACAGCCGCTCCCTTGGCAAATGCCCCAATGCTGGCGGCGTCTATCTGCTGGCGATGGTCCTGCCACGCCGAACCAAGGTCATGCGGCCGACGGAAACCATCCTGCCGCCCGGCCTCTATTGTTACGCGGGCAGCGCCCATGGTCCGGGTGGGTTGCGGGCACGACTTGCCCGACATTTGGCAAAGGAGAAGTCCATCCGCTGGCATGTGGATCAGCTGACAACACGTGCCGGTTCGCTTCATGTCTGGGCATGGCTTGAAGGCACCGAATGTGAACTGGCCACCAAGATGCAGCAGAGCGAGGGCTTCAGCGTTCCCCTGCCCGGCTTTGGCAGCTCGGACTGCCCACACTGCGCGTCCCATCTTTTCGCAAATGCGGCCGACATGCGCTGA